DNA from Leptolyngbya sp. FACHB-261:
AAGTTTGAAGCTGTTGGCAGCGCAGACTGAGCTCAGCAGCACTACCGCCCACAAAAATCACACCCCCTACCGCCCAGCGGCCCAACCAGTCCTGCAACTCGGCTGCTGTGGCCTCCCATTGCGGATACTCCCGTTGGTGATCGAGCAGGTGACCCGAAGCACGGACCACGACCATTTGCGCCACCTGTTCGGCCAGGGAGAGCGACTTAAGCGTGGGCAAAAGTGTGGGCAGAACAGACACAGACAGCGCCAGAACAACAATGTGCCTGTTTTACTGCAAAAACGACGCATCCACTACTGCCAACAGCCATAGGGGATGTCATGGCCGAGCCGCTTTAAAACCTTAAGGGTCTAAACTCTAGCTGCTTTTAGCTAACTACCTGGGTTCCTGGACAGCGGGTGGAGTAGACGTGCGGCTAAGCCTAAATAGAAGGCCGAGCGTTGTATGTATGGTCTTTCCTATTAGCTTGGGGCTTGTTTTTTCTTAACCTGGAGCTTGTCTCTTAGCCTCAGTTTAGGCACAGAGTTTTTCTATTGCTCAACAATAATCAGAGCAGCAAGCTATGCTAAAAAAGCAGGTTTTTTTACCTAACTTGCTGATTGAAATTCAGAAAAACGCAGGGTTTAAACGACACAGAACTATTACTCAAACCGCTTTAACTTCAACTGTTCTAAGTCAGCCTAGACGGTGAAAAATCATTAAGATTTAATGAATTTAGTTTATGTGTCTTTTGATACACAAGGACATTAAAAGACTGCATACTCTGTCTAGCGACAGCATGATAGGCTCTGGATCAGAAGGAAAACACTATGAGAAAAACTGGCAATTTCCTACACGGTCGAATTTAAAGGTAAACGATCATGGTGAGTTGGATACGTAAGGATAGTTCATCAATGCGAGCAAAAACGCGAGCAAAAACAACAAGGCAAAGCCACTGGACCGCAGTGCTTTTAGGTGGGCTCTTGGCGTTGATTGCAATCTGCATCCCTATTCAGGGAGTGCAAGCCAAAGACTGCACCCTAACTGCAATTGTTTGGGAAGGATATACTGATTCGTCTTTTGAGAAACCATTTGAGCAGGAAACGGGTTGTGCGGTCAAAGCGACCTATGCCGGGTCTAGTGATGAAATGTTCGCCAAAGTCCGAGCTGGGGGTGGCAGAACTTACGATCTAGTTTCTGCATCGGGAGACATCACCGAGCGCCTCTATCGGGCAGGACTGGTCATGCCCCTAGACACGAGCAAACTCAAGAATTACAGCTCTGTTTTTGCGCCCTTTCAGAATGCTAAATGGAACACTTTTGACGGCAAACCTTACGGCGTGAGCTTTGCCTGGGGTCCCAACGTTCTTGTTTACAATACGAAAGAAGTCGCTGAGGCACCGACCTCCTGGAACGTTCTATTTGACCCCAAATATGCGGGTAAAATTACGATTCCTGATAATCCCATGACCATCGCTGATGTTGCGCTCTGGTTGGGAATGTCAGATCCTTATGATCTCAGTGACGAAGACCTAGCCAAAGTCAAAGACAAGTTACTAGAATTGCGTCCCAGTATTCGCAAATTTTGGTCAACAGCGGGTGAGTTGGCCAATTTGTTTGAATCAGGCGAAGTCGTAATGGCCCACGCTTGGCCCCTGACCTATACTCAGCTCAGTGAGGCTGGTTTCCCCATTGGTTCTGCTAGTCCAAAAGGTAAGCTAACAGGCTGGACAGATTCCTGGATGGTCTCAAAAAATTCCCGCAACGCAGATGCAGCCTATCAATGGATTGACTACATCTTGAGCGGTCCAGGGCAGAAGGGGATTATGGATGTCACTGGTTATTCCGGCGCTACCGATCTGGGTGTTGAGGCGGTTGGTCTAGAACGAGCCAAAAAACTGTTCATGGATGACCTCTCGCTGCACAAAGAAATCAAGATGTGGCAGAGCGTCAAAAACTATGACAAATGGGTTCAACTCTGGAACGAGATTCGGAGCTAGGTTGGTCTGAATTGCCAAACTCTGAACTGCCAATTTGGTGTAGTAGGCATCTCTGTCTCAGGCTTCTGCTGGGTTCTAACTTTGGCTTTGGCTGATTCTGGCTCTGGGCTGAAACAGGGATGCTTAGAAAGCAACTTGCTATTGTCACTTAAAGCTTAAGATTTTGGAGGCGATTCTGGCTCGCTCTGTGACAACCGCTTCTCAACGTGAGCAGGGCCGCAATCTTGGTCTTTACGCCACCTTGCTTCCCCCTCTAATTTGGATGTCTCTGCTCTATTTCGTGCCGCTGCTCATTCTGATTTCTTACAGCTTTTGGCGGCTCGAAAGCTATGACATTATTCGTGAATTCAGTTTAATCAATTTTCAAACGATCTTTGGCAACGCCGCTTATCGAGCTGTCCTCCTGAGAACCATTGGCACAGCTCTAATAGTCACGCTTATTGATATTGTGATTGCTTTGCCCGTAGGCTTCTTCATCGCTCGCTACGGCGGACGTTATCGCACGCTGCTAACAGTTTTGGTGATCCTGCCTTTGTGGTCGAGCTATTTGGTGCGAGTTTTTGCTTGGAAAGTCATTCTGGGCTACAACGGCGTGCTCAACAACGCCTTGCTCTCATTAGGACTGCTTCAACAACCCAGTTCACTCTTTCTCTATAACCAGTTCTCAACCCTCTTGACTTTCGTACATATCTGGTTGCCCTTCATGATTCTGCCGGTGATTACTGCTTTCGAGCGTTTGCCGGTCTCCCTGCTCGAAGCCTCTGCTGATTTGAATGCGGGTCCTTGGACTACCTTTCGCCGCATTAGCTTTCCCCTAGCATTACCAGGAGTTCTGGCTGGTTCGATCAGCGTTTTTGCGTTGACCATGGGCGACTTCATCACACCCAGCTTAGTGGGCAGCACCAATGGCATTCTGCTAGGCAATGTCGTATCTTCGCAGTTTGGCGTAGCTTACAACTGGCCACTAGGGGCTGCTTTCACACTGGTGGTGGTAGTCATAGTTTTTGTGGCGCTGACGTTAGTATCGCGCTGGGGCGCCCTGGAGAGTCTCTAATGACTAACATGGTGATTCCCTCAGTTACGCCCACGCAGCTGGCAGATCGACCTCCAGACACGCCTAAAAACCCTGGCCAGCCCCAGCCCTGGGCGCTTGGGGCTTGGACACTGTTGACCTATGCCTTTCTGTATCTGCCGATCAGCGTGCTGATCGTGCTCAGCTTCAATCACTCCAAAATTTTGTCGTTGCCACTGAAAGGCTGGACACTCGACTGGTATCAAACAGCTCTTAATGACCAAGCTCTTCGCTCTGCTTTTGCTAATTCCTTGAAAGTCGCGGCGGTAGCAACAGTTCTAGCGACTCTCTTCGGTTTGCTGGCTGCTTTTGCGATTTATCGATATCAATTCTTTGGTAAAAAAGGATTTCGTATCGCCCTCACACTGCCGATTTTATTGCCCGGTGTGGTGACAGGGGTTGCCATGTTGGCTTACTTTTCCAACTTGGGTCTACAACTGTCTTTATGGACTGTGATTCTCGGTCACGCTGTGTTCGGTTTACCCGTTGCCCTAGGTCCTATTTTGGCAAGGCTTGGACAGTTTCCCCGTTCGTTGGAAGAGGCAGCCTACGATCTGGGCGCTCGTCCTCAACAGGTTTTTCGAGATGTCATTTTTCCCTACATTCGCAGTGCGGTTATCTCTGGGGCATTACTGGCGTTTACCTTGTCGTTTGACGAAGTCGTCGTCACGATTTTTCTAACAGGGCGGGACAATACCTTACCAATGGAAATCTGGGCGCGGCTCCGCACCGACATTACGCCTGAGATCGCTGCTGCTGCAACTCTGGTATTGCTAGTGAGTACAGTGGTGATATTGCTCAATGAGTGGATCAGTTCCTCTGAGTAAACATGAGTGAAGAGCAAGCCCGCGAGAGCCTGGTTTATTTAGAAGGCGTGAGTAAGATTTACCCCTCTGCCCAGGGTGAAGTCTATGCCGCTCGTAATGTCACTTTAGAGGTGCGAAGCGGCGAGTTTTTTTCTTTGTTAGGTTCTAGCGGCTCTGGCAAAACCACCACATTGCGTTTGATTGGGGGCTTTGAGATTCCAGATTATGGTCGTGTCTTTATTGGTGGCGAAGAAGTTACCTATCAGCCTCCCTATCGGCGGAACGTGCATACGGTTTTTCAGAACTATGCCTTGTTTCCACACCTGAGTGTGGCGCAGAATATTGCCTATCCCCTGACCCTTGCCCGC
Protein-coding regions in this window:
- a CDS encoding ABC transporter substrate-binding protein, translated to MVSWIRKDSSSMRAKTRAKTTRQSHWTAVLLGGLLALIAICIPIQGVQAKDCTLTAIVWEGYTDSSFEKPFEQETGCAVKATYAGSSDEMFAKVRAGGGRTYDLVSASGDITERLYRAGLVMPLDTSKLKNYSSVFAPFQNAKWNTFDGKPYGVSFAWGPNVLVYNTKEVAEAPTSWNVLFDPKYAGKITIPDNPMTIADVALWLGMSDPYDLSDEDLAKVKDKLLELRPSIRKFWSTAGELANLFESGEVVMAHAWPLTYTQLSEAGFPIGSASPKGKLTGWTDSWMVSKNSRNADAAYQWIDYILSGPGQKGIMDVTGYSGATDLGVEAVGLERAKKLFMDDLSLHKEIKMWQSVKNYDKWVQLWNEIRS
- a CDS encoding ABC transporter permease, which gives rise to MTTASQREQGRNLGLYATLLPPLIWMSLLYFVPLLILISYSFWRLESYDIIREFSLINFQTIFGNAAYRAVLLRTIGTALIVTLIDIVIALPVGFFIARYGGRYRTLLTVLVILPLWSSYLVRVFAWKVILGYNGVLNNALLSLGLLQQPSSLFLYNQFSTLLTFVHIWLPFMILPVITAFERLPVSLLEASADLNAGPWTTFRRISFPLALPGVLAGSISVFALTMGDFITPSLVGSTNGILLGNVVSSQFGVAYNWPLGAAFTLVVVVIVFVALTLVSRWGALESL
- a CDS encoding ABC transporter permease → MTNMVIPSVTPTQLADRPPDTPKNPGQPQPWALGAWTLLTYAFLYLPISVLIVLSFNHSKILSLPLKGWTLDWYQTALNDQALRSAFANSLKVAAVATVLATLFGLLAAFAIYRYQFFGKKGFRIALTLPILLPGVVTGVAMLAYFSNLGLQLSLWTVILGHAVFGLPVALGPILARLGQFPRSLEEAAYDLGARPQQVFRDVIFPYIRSAVISGALLAFTLSFDEVVVTIFLTGRDNTLPMEIWARLRTDITPEIAAAATLVLLVSTVVILLNEWISSSE